The Pyrococcus kukulkanii genome contains a region encoding:
- a CDS encoding GMP synthase subunit A, with protein MIVIMDNGGQYVHRIWRTLRYLGVEAKIIPNTTPLEEIKKMKPRGIIFSGGPSLENTGNCEKILENYEEFNVPILGICLGHQLIAKFFGGKVGRGEKAEYSLVEIEIVDEDDIFEGLPKKLKVWESHMDEVKELPPGFKLLAKSETCPIEAMKHEKLPIYGVQFHPEVAHTEHGAEVLRNFAKICGEIS; from the coding sequence ATGATAGTTATCATGGACAACGGGGGCCAATACGTGCACAGGATTTGGAGGACACTCCGCTACCTCGGGGTTGAGGCCAAGATAATTCCCAACACCACTCCCCTAGAGGAGATAAAGAAGATGAAGCCCAGAGGAATAATATTCTCGGGCGGCCCAAGCTTGGAGAACACGGGCAACTGCGAAAAGATCCTTGAGAACTACGAGGAATTCAACGTCCCGATCCTGGGGATCTGCCTGGGGCACCAGCTGATCGCTAAGTTCTTTGGAGGAAAAGTTGGTAGGGGGGAGAAAGCCGAGTACAGCTTAGTTGAGATCGAAATCGTTGATGAGGATGATATCTTCGAAGGATTGCCGAAGAAGCTCAAGGTCTGGGAGAGCCACATGGATGAAGTTAAGGAGCTTCCCCCAGGATTTAAGTTGTTGGCCAAGAGCGAGACGTGCCCGATAGAGGCAATGAAACACGAAAAGTTGCCAATCTATGGGGTTCAGTTCCACCCGGAGGTCGCGCACACGGAGCACGGAGCTGAAGTACTTAGGAATTTTGCGAAGATTTGCGGAGAGATCAGCTAG
- a CDS encoding DUF3800 domain-containing protein — MGEKILLVDESGDLRGKYRRSSRYFVLTGVYVSSSYLDEIRRIIIAILRDLRREKPSVQELKGQYLRDNKLKSILELLSIHIKSVDIFMFISPRIAQILQDSLVEIRVKFIQF, encoded by the coding sequence ATGGGAGAGAAAATCCTTCTTGTTGATGAGAGTGGCGATCTTAGAGGAAAGTATAGAAGATCCTCTAGGTATTTTGTATTAACTGGTGTTTACGTTTCTTCTTCCTACCTTGATGAGATCAGGCGCATTATTATTGCCATACTTCGAGATCTAAGGAGAGAAAAACCTTCTGTTCAGGAACTGAAAGGTCAATACTTAAGGGACAACAAACTTAAATCTATCTTAGAGTTACTTTCAATTCATATTAAATCTGTAGATATTTTTATGTTTATATCTCCAAGAATAGCACAGATTTTGCAAGATTCGTTAGTGGAAATCAGAGTGAAGTTTATTCAATTTTGA
- a CDS encoding thiamine ABC transporter substrate-binding protein, with protein MKKAVSIALVLLTFLGLGCISSQQQTPRTLTVYAYDSLEYWLKEVIPEFEKEYNVKVNLVLVGSTGELVNRLILEKDNPQADVVVGIDNTFMAKAINAGVLEKFRPRNFDVIRKDILEYFPADDYLTPFDYGFLAFNYRTDMIEEPPKSLDELIKPEWKGKIIIEDPRTSSPGLAFMLWTIAVYGNSWLEYWAKLRNNVQIVKGWSAAWEAFSKGEYPVVLSYATSPAAVVYYDNKTNVKAVQFRRGNFIQVEGAGIVKGTKNRDLAEKFIEFLISEKAQEKLPTTQWMYPINKNVKLPEVYKYALNVTKPISLDPGLVMENLDKWLKQWTAVVVEGKSPQEAIKG; from the coding sequence ATGAAGAAGGCGGTTTCAATAGCTTTGGTTCTGCTAACGTTCCTGGGACTTGGATGCATAAGCTCTCAACAACAAACTCCGAGGACTCTAACGGTTTACGCCTACGATAGCCTTGAATACTGGCTCAAGGAAGTAATTCCCGAGTTCGAGAAGGAGTACAACGTCAAAGTCAACCTCGTCTTGGTGGGAAGCACGGGGGAGTTAGTTAACAGACTCATCCTTGAGAAGGACAACCCTCAGGCTGATGTTGTAGTTGGAATCGACAACACATTCATGGCCAAGGCAATAAACGCCGGAGTTCTTGAGAAGTTCAGGCCCAGGAACTTCGACGTAATAAGGAAGGACATACTAGAATACTTCCCCGCGGATGACTATTTAACTCCATTCGACTACGGTTTTCTGGCCTTCAACTACAGGACTGACATGATAGAAGAGCCACCGAAGAGCCTCGATGAGTTGATAAAGCCTGAGTGGAAGGGGAAGATAATAATCGAAGATCCAAGAACTAGCTCTCCCGGCTTAGCATTTATGCTATGGACGATAGCCGTTTATGGAAATTCTTGGCTCGAGTATTGGGCGAAGCTCAGGAACAACGTTCAGATAGTTAAGGGCTGGAGCGCCGCATGGGAGGCCTTCAGTAAGGGTGAGTATCCGGTAGTTCTCAGCTATGCCACTTCTCCGGCAGCCGTTGTGTACTACGACAACAAGACGAACGTTAAAGCCGTTCAGTTCAGGAGGGGCAACTTCATCCAGGTGGAGGGCGCTGGGATAGTGAAGGGGACGAAAAACAGGGATCTCGCCGAGAAGTTCATAGAGTTTCTTATAAGTGAAAAGGCCCAAGAGAAGCTACCAACGACCCAGTGGATGTACCCGATAAACAAGAACGTCAAGCTACCCGAGGTCTACAAGTACGCCCTCAACGTTACCAAGCCGATCTCCCTTGATCCTGGGCTCGTTATGGAGAACCTCGATAAGTGGCTGAAGCAGTGGACTGCTGTCGTCGTTGAGGGCAAGAGTCCCCAGGAGGCAATTAAAGGATGA
- a CDS encoding DUF2101 family protein, with amino-acid sequence MDIINILDRIGCWTQNVIKVLKLFFFPKPLNRPPKIRLKKYTIHETFSLYLQLVFILYLVIGVLMIIAKMPIHAILALCIVAYLAIRFILIAGANFIINVPAYRFFYYGLVGISSVAFVGYMILRRIKNDPMYLYGFIGSITVVVLAFRSYFKVRFGRDYTYGVVEEVKGELAKVFVHDDISANVKPGYYWVTCNLKVKPGDLVKIAIENKTLRGAIPKGVIEVAQSSQTKTEPKAETE; translated from the coding sequence TTGGATATAATAAATATACTAGACAGAATAGGATGTTGGACTCAAAACGTGATAAAAGTGCTTAAGCTTTTTTTCTTCCCTAAACCCTTAAATAGGCCTCCAAAAATCAGACTTAAAAAGTATACAATCCATGAAACATTCAGCCTATATCTTCAGCTTGTTTTCATACTATACCTTGTCATAGGGGTTTTGATGATAATAGCAAAAATGCCAATTCATGCTATTCTTGCCTTATGTATTGTGGCATACCTTGCTATTAGGTTTATATTGATCGCTGGAGCTAATTTTATCATTAATGTCCCCGCATATAGATTTTTTTATTATGGTCTTGTAGGGATATCCTCTGTGGCGTTTGTTGGATATATGATCCTAAGAAGAATTAAAAATGACCCGATGTACTTGTATGGGTTTATTGGGAGCATTACAGTTGTCGTTCTTGCGTTTAGGAGTTATTTTAAGGTAAGATTTGGGAGAGATTACACATACGGTGTCGTAGAAGAGGTAAAGGGTGAGCTAGCGAAAGTATTTGTGCATGATGATATTAGTGCCAATGTTAAGCCTGGCTATTACTGGGTGACGTGTAACCTTAAAGTTAAACCAGGAGATTTAGTTAAGATTGCTATAGAGAACAAAACATTAAGAGGTGCCATCCCTAAGGGGGTTATTGAGGTTGCTCAATCCTCCCAAACCAAAACCGAGCCAAAGGCTGAGACCGAGTAA
- a CDS encoding type II toxin-antitoxin system VapC family toxin — translation MRVVIDTSVIINLFSNFYPDRTEVAKKIAILAEEGELVLYSPRLGEFEFISVISRFLPDDLTKEAWEEYRSLIDEFIGESEIIDTIRGLAFLTSHRVPDLYFIATAKHLNAILITNDRKMAMVAKSIGIKTFYLLEEADEFFRFIKTKNR, via the coding sequence ATGAGAGTCGTTATAGACACCTCAGTTATCATTAATTTATTCTCCAATTTTTATCCAGATCGAACTGAAGTTGCCAAGAAAATTGCAATTCTGGCAGAGGAGGGGGAACTGGTCTTATATTCTCCCCGCTTAGGTGAATTTGAATTTATATCAGTTATCTCAAGATTTTTACCCGACGATCTAACCAAAGAAGCTTGGGAGGAGTACAGATCCCTCATAGATGAATTCATTGGAGAGAGCGAGATTATTGACACCATTAGAGGGTTAGCATTTTTAACTTCACACAGAGTTCCCGATCTATATTTTATCGCGACTGCCAAGCATTTAAATGCAATTTTAATAACAAATGACAGGAAAATGGCAATGGTCGCAAAGTCTATTGGAATAAAGACATTTTACCTTCTCGAAGAAGCAGATGAGTTCTTTAGGTTCATTAAAACCAAAAACCGGTGA
- the guaA gene encoding glutamine-hydrolyzing GMP synthase: MWEKFIEEKVREIRETVGDAKAIIALSGGVDSSTAAVLAQKAIGDRLHAVFVNTGFLRKGEPEFVVKTFRDEFGMNLHYVDAQDRFFEALKGVTDPEEKRKIIGRVFIEVFEEVAKEIGAEYLIQGTIAPDWIESKGKIKSHHNVGGLPERLNLKLIEPLRDLYKDEVRQLAKELGLPEKIYNRMPFPGPGLAVRVIGEVTPEKIAIVREANAIVEEEVEKAGLRPWQAFAVLLGVKTVGVQGDIRAYKETIAVRIVESVDGMTANAMNVPWEVLQRIAFRITSEIPQVGRVLYDITNKPPATIEFE; the protein is encoded by the coding sequence ATGTGGGAGAAGTTCATAGAGGAGAAAGTTAGAGAGATCAGGGAAACCGTTGGAGATGCTAAGGCGATAATAGCCCTCTCGGGTGGAGTTGACAGCTCAACTGCCGCAGTTCTAGCTCAGAAGGCCATCGGAGATAGACTGCATGCGGTCTTCGTCAACACGGGCTTCCTTAGAAAGGGAGAGCCGGAGTTCGTCGTCAAAACTTTCAGGGACGAGTTTGGCATGAACCTCCATTACGTTGACGCCCAGGACAGGTTCTTCGAGGCCTTGAAGGGAGTTACAGACCCAGAGGAGAAAAGGAAGATAATTGGTCGCGTTTTCATAGAGGTATTCGAGGAGGTCGCCAAGGAAATCGGGGCCGAGTACTTAATTCAAGGAACGATCGCCCCGGACTGGATAGAGAGCAAAGGAAAGATAAAGAGCCACCACAACGTTGGGGGCTTACCGGAGAGGCTCAACCTCAAGCTAATCGAACCCTTAAGGGATCTTTACAAGGACGAGGTCAGGCAGCTGGCCAAAGAATTGGGCCTTCCTGAAAAGATCTACAACAGGATGCCCTTCCCTGGGCCCGGCCTTGCGGTCAGGGTCATAGGGGAGGTAACTCCAGAGAAGATAGCGATCGTCAGGGAGGCAAATGCTATTGTCGAGGAGGAAGTTGAGAAGGCGGGCCTTAGGCCATGGCAGGCCTTTGCAGTTCTGTTGGGAGTTAAAACAGTTGGAGTTCAAGGTGATATAAGGGCGTACAAGGAGACGATTGCCGTTAGGATAGTCGAGAGCGTAGATGGAATGACGGCCAATGCCATGAACGTCCCCTGGGAAGTCCTGCAGAGGATAGCCTTCAGGATAACCAGCGAGATTCCTCAAGTTGGAAGGGTTCTATATGATATAACCAACAAGCCACCTGCAACCATTGAGTTCGAGTGA
- a CDS encoding formate--phosphoribosylaminoimidazolecarboxamide ligase, with product MVRIATYASHSALQILKGAKDEGFETIAFGKSRVKPLYTKYFPVADYFIEDTYPEEKLIELNAIVIPTGSFVAHLGIELVERMRVPYFGNKKVLRWESDRSLERKWLEKAKLRLPKVYDDPDDIDKPVIVKPHGAKGGKGYFLAKDSQDFWAKAEKFLGIRDKEQLKEVQIQEYVVGIPVYPHYFYSKVREELELMSIDRRYESNVDAIGRIPAKDQLDLNIDITYTVIGNIPIVLRESLLMDVIEAGERTVKAAEDLMGGLWGPFCLEGVFTPEMEFVVFEISARIVAGTNPFIHGSPYTWLKYDEPMSTGRRIAREIREAIEIGRIEEVVT from the coding sequence ATGGTGAGGATAGCGACTTACGCATCTCATTCAGCCCTTCAGATCCTGAAGGGGGCCAAGGATGAGGGATTTGAAACGATAGCATTTGGGAAATCTAGAGTTAAACCCCTGTACACTAAATACTTCCCTGTTGCCGACTACTTCATAGAAGACACCTACCCAGAGGAAAAGCTGATCGAGTTAAATGCAATAGTAATCCCAACGGGCTCCTTCGTTGCGCACCTCGGAATTGAGCTCGTTGAGAGGATGAGAGTTCCCTACTTCGGCAACAAGAAAGTCCTGAGGTGGGAGAGCGATAGAAGTTTAGAAAGGAAGTGGCTCGAAAAGGCCAAGCTAAGACTGCCTAAGGTTTACGATGACCCAGATGATATCGACAAGCCAGTTATAGTAAAGCCCCACGGCGCGAAGGGTGGAAAAGGATATTTCCTCGCTAAAGATTCCCAGGACTTCTGGGCTAAGGCCGAGAAGTTTCTTGGAATAAGGGATAAGGAGCAACTCAAGGAGGTTCAAATACAGGAGTACGTGGTTGGAATCCCTGTTTACCCCCACTACTTCTACTCCAAGGTTAGGGAGGAGCTAGAGCTCATGAGCATAGACAGGAGATACGAGAGCAACGTTGATGCCATAGGCAGAATACCAGCTAAAGACCAGCTCGACCTTAACATTGACATAACGTACACCGTCATAGGCAACATCCCAATAGTCCTGAGGGAGAGCCTGCTCATGGACGTCATCGAGGCCGGAGAGAGAACAGTTAAAGCTGCTGAGGATCTGATGGGCGGACTGTGGGGCCCGTTCTGCCTTGAAGGGGTTTTTACTCCTGAGATGGAGTTCGTCGTGTTTGAGATATCGGCTAGAATAGTTGCCGGGACTAATCCCTTTATACACGGTTCCCCGTACACATGGCTTAAATACGATGAACCGATGAGCACCGGGAGAAGGATAGCGAGGGAAATTAGAGAGGCTATTGAAATTGGCAGGATTGAGGAGGTAGTAACTTGA
- a CDS encoding ABC transporter ATP-binding protein, translating to MVSIELRDVVKRYDEFTLNVNLKVRDGELMTLLGPSGCGKTTTLRIIAGLERPDSGRVLFGGEDVTERKPYERNIGMVFQDYALFPHLTVFKNIAFGLEMRKLPRKEIEKRVRWALKLVGLEGFENRYPEQLSGGQQQRVALARALVIEPDVLLLDEPLSNLDAKVRERLRGEIRRIQRDLGITTVYVTHDQEEAMAISDRIAVMNLGRIEQVGEPLELYMGPKTEFVAKFLGTGNILELHAKNGKACLGKLCFKTPKDGKVRVFFRPESVEIGDGAEAEVIDYELLPGRVRIRLRIHGVEIIAEEKLSRFDPKKKKVKIRIENYVIL from the coding sequence ATGGTGAGCATTGAGCTTAGGGATGTGGTTAAGAGGTACGATGAATTCACGCTGAACGTTAACCTCAAGGTTAGGGATGGAGAGCTGATGACCCTTCTAGGACCAAGTGGGTGCGGAAAGACCACAACCCTCAGAATCATCGCCGGGCTTGAAAGGCCCGATTCTGGAAGAGTCCTCTTTGGAGGAGAGGATGTAACCGAGAGGAAGCCATACGAGAGAAACATAGGGATGGTGTTTCAGGACTACGCCCTCTTCCCGCACCTAACGGTGTTCAAAAACATAGCGTTTGGATTAGAGATGAGGAAGCTCCCCAGGAAGGAGATAGAGAAAAGGGTAAGATGGGCCCTAAAGCTCGTCGGCCTTGAAGGGTTCGAGAACAGGTATCCGGAGCAGCTCTCTGGGGGACAGCAGCAGAGGGTTGCCTTGGCCAGGGCTTTGGTTATAGAGCCGGACGTCCTGCTACTCGACGAACCCTTGAGCAATCTAGATGCCAAAGTGAGGGAGAGGCTCAGGGGAGAGATAAGAAGGATTCAGAGGGATCTAGGGATAACAACCGTGTACGTCACCCACGATCAAGAGGAGGCCATGGCGATAAGCGACAGGATAGCTGTGATGAACCTCGGAAGGATAGAGCAGGTTGGCGAGCCCTTGGAGCTCTACATGGGGCCAAAAACGGAGTTTGTAGCCAAGTTCCTGGGGACTGGAAACATTCTAGAGTTGCACGCCAAGAACGGAAAGGCCTGCCTGGGCAAGCTCTGCTTCAAAACTCCAAAAGATGGAAAGGTTAGGGTGTTCTTCAGGCCCGAAAGCGTTGAGATAGGAGATGGTGCTGAAGCTGAAGTCATCGACTACGAGCTACTCCCAGGGAGGGTGAGAATTAGACTCAGGATTCATGGAGTTGAGATCATAGCAGAGGAGAAGCTCTCTAGGTTCGATCCTAAGAAAAAGAAAGTTAAGATAAGAATTGAAAACTACGTCATCCTTTAA
- a CDS encoding antitoxin family protein produces MTIEVIYENGVLKPLKPLNLKDGEVLVVKIYKKGIIERTEKFRKIITPEKFKESPEEYLARLREERR; encoded by the coding sequence TTGACAATTGAGGTAATTTATGAAAATGGAGTACTAAAACCTCTAAAGCCCCTCAACTTAAAAGATGGAGAAGTCTTAGTTGTAAAAATATACAAAAAAGGAATAATAGAGAGAACAGAAAAGTTCAGAAAAATAATAACCCCAGAAAAGTTTAAAGAAAGTCCTGAAGAGTATCTTGCCCGCCTTAGGGAGGAGAGGAGATGA